From the genome of Papaver somniferum cultivar HN1 chromosome 2, ASM357369v1, whole genome shotgun sequence, one region includes:
- the LOC113350797 gene encoding protein MAINTENANCE OF MERISTEMS-like, with amino-acid sequence MTITPNNVKFITGLSIEGKAVKHEYYVQELNWDNIYAFTKNVFQRDEDRTKSGMLVGKAKQRIFHLSKFRHNFMGRKNLRDEGKEVTPERIISTANAYVLYVLGVVIFPDISGAHVSANFIQLLQPFDKIHEYSWGTAILVSLNELRKAFRARRNHIGRNMDFLQAWIYMHFPIFSQRDFENKEWGHEYYGHKYAYKSKLKNQKKGYLKLRRQLDNLIMKYVFFDPYKEDLAKRKRKGKKIGCREKKKPSRVLDNPSKATNQGREKC; translated from the exons atgacgataactccaaatAATGTGAAGTTCATTACCGGGCTAAGCATAGAAGGAAAAGCCGTGAAGCACGAATACTACGTGCAAGAGCTTAACTGGGACAATATTTACGCGTTTACCAAGAATGTGTTCCAACGGGATGAGGATAGGACCAAGTCAGGGATGCTAGTAGGCAAGGCAAAACAAAGGATATTTCATCTCTCGAAGTTTAGGCACAACTTCATGGGAAGAAAGAATCTTCGTGATGAGGGAAAAGAGGTGACGCCGGAACGTATCATCTCCACGGCCAATGCGTATGTCCTCTACGTCCTGGGAGTTGTTATCTTCCCCGATATTTCCGGTGCCCATGTGAGCGCCAACTTTATCCAGTTGTTGCAACCATTTGACAAGATTCATGAATACTCATGGGGCACTGCCATCCTTGTATCGTTgaacgagttgagaaaggcttttAGGGCTCGAAGGAACCATATCGGACGGAATATGGATTTTCTGCAGGCGTGGATATATATGCACTTCCCAATATTTTCTCAAAGGGATTTCGAGAACAAGGAATGGGGCCACGAGTATTATGGACACAAGTACGCCTATAAAAGTAAGCTGAAGAACCAAAAAAAGGGTTATCTGAAGTTGAGACGCCAGTTGGACAACTTGATAATGAAATATGTTTTCTTTGATCCTTACAAGGAGGATTTGgctaaaagaaagagaaaaggaaagaagatTGGGTGCAGAGAGAAAA AGAAGCCGAGTCGGGTACTTGATAACCCAAGCAAAGCTACAAATCAGGGAAGGGAAAAATGTTAA